A genomic window from Pseudogulbenkiania sp. MAI-1 includes:
- a CDS encoding ABC transporter substrate-binding protein, translating into MRRRHVLSMLLLAPLLIAQPGRAASLDDIRANGVLKVAVYRDYPPFSFVKDGELTGVDIDLARAIGKKLGVAVNFMPITPADDVDGDLRNAVWKGHYLGGGTADLMLHVPFDRELARRNDNVYLFSPYYSENLAWAGSTVPNTTWQIGQESIAVENDSLADLYLSALQGGRLRSQLQHYPSAQGAVAALRDDKASAVYGTQSELEWGLPAGEWRLGQPQAPGLLKARWEIGMATKESLRDLAWAASDVVTELRQSGELAKLFARYKVSYRAPDEH; encoded by the coding sequence ATGCGCCGCCGCCATGTTCTGAGCATGCTGCTGCTGGCCCCGCTGCTCATCGCGCAGCCGGGCCGGGCCGCCAGCCTGGACGACATCCGCGCCAACGGAGTGTTGAAGGTGGCGGTGTACCGCGACTACCCGCCGTTCTCCTTCGTCAAGGACGGTGAGCTCACCGGTGTCGACATCGATCTCGCCCGCGCCATCGGCAAAAAGCTCGGCGTGGCGGTCAACTTCATGCCGATCACCCCGGCGGACGACGTCGACGGCGACCTGCGCAACGCGGTCTGGAAGGGCCACTACCTCGGCGGCGGCACCGCCGACCTGATGCTGCACGTGCCATTCGATCGCGAGCTGGCACGCCGCAACGACAACGTCTACCTGTTCAGCCCCTACTACAGCGAAAACCTCGCCTGGGCCGGTAGTACCGTTCCGAACACCACCTGGCAGATCGGCCAGGAGAGCATCGCGGTGGAAAACGATAGCCTGGCCGACCTCTACCTCTCGGCGCTGCAAGGCGGGCGGCTGCGTTCGCAGCTACAGCACTACCCCAGCGCGCAAGGTGCGGTGGCGGCACTGCGCGACGACAAGGCCAGCGCCGTGTACGGCACCCAGAGCGAACTGGAGTGGGGATTGCCCGCCGGCGAATGGCGCCTAGGCCAGCCGCAGGCGCCGGGCCTGCTCAAGGCGCGCTGGGAAATCGGCATGGCCACCAAGGAAAGCCTGCGCGACCTGGCCTGGGCGGCGAGCGACGTGGTAACCGAGCTGCGCCAGTCGGGCGAGCTTGCCAAGCTGTTCGCCCGCTACAAGGTGAGCTACCGCGCACCGGACGAACACTGA
- a CDS encoding ABC transporter permease, protein MTTLEQQASPTPDTTAMHAPVDSAPASTGFVRTKLIVLWAIILRELRRFLQQRSRFFGALVRPLIWLLVFAAGFRAALGIAITPPYETYITYDVYIVPGLVGMVQLFNGMQNSLSMVYDREMGSMRVLLTCPEPLPFLLFARLFAGMCVSLLQVYAFLLIARLSGVDLPWEGFVSVLPALVLTGLMLGAAGMVVSSQVRQIENFAGVMNFVVFPVFFLSSALYPLWKMQEGSEWVYQLCRFNPFTDAVEMIRFALYGQWHAEAATYTAIATLVCLTLALIGYRPRQRA, encoded by the coding sequence ATGACTACTCTGGAACAGCAAGCCTCCCCCACGCCCGATACGACGGCAATGCACGCCCCCGTCGACAGCGCGCCGGCAAGTACCGGCTTCGTCCGTACCAAACTGATCGTGCTATGGGCCATCATCCTGCGCGAGCTGCGCCGCTTCCTGCAGCAGCGCTCGCGCTTCTTCGGCGCGCTGGTGCGCCCGCTGATCTGGCTCCTGGTGTTCGCCGCAGGCTTTCGCGCCGCGCTGGGCATCGCCATCACCCCGCCCTACGAGACCTACATCACCTACGACGTCTACATCGTGCCGGGACTGGTGGGCATGGTGCAGTTGTTCAACGGCATGCAGAACTCGCTGTCGATGGTGTACGACCGCGAGATGGGCAGCATGCGCGTGCTGTTGACCTGCCCCGAGCCGCTGCCCTTCCTGTTGTTTGCGCGGCTGTTCGCCGGCATGTGCGTGTCGCTGCTGCAGGTGTACGCCTTTTTGCTGATCGCGCGCTTGTCCGGGGTGGATCTGCCGTGGGAGGGCTTCGTCAGCGTGCTGCCGGCACTGGTGCTGACCGGGCTGATGCTGGGCGCCGCCGGCATGGTGGTGTCGTCGCAGGTGCGGCAGATCGAGAATTTCGCCGGGGTGATGAATTTCGTGGTGTTCCCGGTGTTCTTCCTTTCCTCGGCCTTGTATCCGCTGTGGAAGATGCAGGAAGGGAGCGAATGGGTGTACCAGCTGTGCCGCTTCAACCCGTTCACCGACGCGGTGGAGATGATCCGCTTCGCGCTCTACGGCCAGTGGCATGCCGAGGCGGCGACCTATACCGCGATCGCCACCCTGGTGTGCTTGACCCTGGCGCTGATCGGTTACCGGCCGCGCCAGCGCGCCTGA
- a CDS encoding NahK/ErcS family hybrid sensor histidine kinase/response regulator encodes MGKPLDSAARLAALELENAKLRKINEALMRRVEQGLADNGNSFTFFQVAAELETRIQERTSALEQAMADLEASNFALKEAKHAAELARNQLNVAVETIADGFALWGSDNCLIHCNRKFTEMFPTLRQIIVPGLPFETLIRAAVDAHLIHDAEADPEGWIAMRLAYHREPQDSLILAMSDGSWHRVSERAIGDGGDGGRVAIYTDITEIKHQEMRLRERDLAAYSQLLHATMNSIRQGIAVFDSEGRLREWNPRFVELTQPSPAELGDANGLLLAEWARCCPLGGTMEYTNERGQTLEVQYNPMPGDGFVMSYTDISERKEAEQALRESEAKMRLITDAMPALIAYVDNQQIYRFTNKAYESWFGVPQSEINGRSMREVLGPRLFDGRRHYVERALSGKASVFELQLPAPRQHIEFARATFIPHFTGDGSVLGFFALIQDITESRRAAQELQQAKEQLEVRVAERTKELSVANGRLREAIRATEDAQQSKTRFFAAASHDLLQPLNAARLFLAALSGQDLPPAIRPLVEKTGTALESVDDLINTLLEISRLDAGAVEAAPRHFPVAQLLEQITEEFAPLAEAKSLRLQLHTCPAIIHSDWVLLGRVIRNFLSNAIRYTREGGILLGCRRQPDGLLIGVWDQGLGIPSDKLALVFQEFQRLPEHHSLCPKGMGLGLAIVSRLARRLDHRLVVRSRFGRGSLFGIVVPYGEVGAVGPSPQPDTPQLLPPPAQRRDATILLIDNEASILEGMCTLLSDWHYRPLAAASANEAIELLRREEIAPDAILADYHLDYGATGIDAIRAVYHYLGRSVPAALITADRSDEVRQEAEAGGWAWLGKPVRPARLRTLLAHLTQPVGE; translated from the coding sequence ATGGGTAAACCCCTGGACAGCGCGGCCCGGCTGGCCGCCCTCGAACTGGAAAACGCCAAGCTGCGCAAGATCAACGAGGCGCTGATGCGGCGCGTCGAACAGGGGCTGGCCGACAACGGCAACTCGTTCACCTTCTTCCAGGTGGCCGCCGAGCTGGAAACGCGCATCCAGGAGCGCACCAGCGCACTGGAACAGGCGATGGCCGACCTCGAGGCGTCCAACTTCGCGCTGAAGGAAGCCAAGCACGCCGCCGAGCTGGCGCGGAACCAGCTCAACGTGGCGGTGGAGACCATCGCCGACGGCTTCGCGCTGTGGGGCAGCGACAACTGCCTGATTCACTGCAACCGCAAGTTCACCGAGATGTTCCCCACGCTGCGCCAGATCATCGTTCCCGGCCTGCCGTTCGAGACGCTGATCCGCGCCGCCGTCGACGCCCACCTGATCCACGATGCCGAGGCCGACCCGGAGGGCTGGATCGCCATGCGCCTGGCCTACCACCGCGAACCGCAGGACAGCCTGATCCTGGCCATGAGCGACGGCAGCTGGCACCGCGTCAGCGAGCGTGCCATCGGTGATGGTGGCGACGGCGGCCGGGTGGCGATCTACACCGACATCACCGAAATCAAGCACCAGGAAATGCGGCTGCGCGAACGCGACCTGGCGGCGTATTCCCAGCTGTTGCACGCCACCATGAACAGCATCCGCCAGGGCATCGCGGTGTTCGACAGCGAGGGCCGGCTGAGGGAGTGGAACCCGCGCTTCGTCGAGCTGACACAACCCTCGCCGGCCGAGCTGGGCGACGCCAATGGCCTGCTGCTGGCGGAATGGGCGCGCTGCTGCCCGCTGGGCGGCACGATGGAATACACCAACGAACGCGGCCAGACCCTCGAGGTGCAGTACAACCCGATGCCGGGCGACGGCTTCGTGATGAGCTACACCGACATCAGCGAGCGCAAGGAGGCGGAACAGGCGCTGCGCGAGAGCGAGGCCAAGATGCGGCTGATCACCGACGCCATGCCGGCGCTGATCGCCTATGTCGACAACCAGCAGATCTACCGCTTCACCAACAAGGCCTACGAGAGCTGGTTCGGCGTGCCGCAATCCGAGATCAACGGCCGCTCGATGCGAGAGGTGCTCGGCCCGCGCCTGTTCGACGGGCGCCGCCACTACGTCGAGCGCGCCCTGTCCGGCAAGGCCTCGGTGTTCGAACTGCAATTGCCGGCCCCGCGCCAGCACATCGAGTTCGCCCGCGCCACCTTCATCCCGCACTTCACCGGCGACGGCAGCGTGCTGGGCTTCTTCGCGCTGATCCAGGACATCACCGAGAGCCGGCGTGCCGCCCAGGAACTGCAGCAGGCCAAGGAACAACTGGAAGTCCGCGTGGCCGAGCGCACCAAGGAACTCTCCGTGGCGAACGGCCGGCTGCGCGAGGCGATCCGCGCCACCGAAGACGCCCAGCAGAGCAAGACGCGCTTCTTCGCCGCCGCCAGCCACGACCTGCTGCAACCCTTGAACGCGGCGCGGCTGTTCCTCGCCGCGCTGTCCGGACAGGACCTGCCGCCGGCCATCCGCCCGCTGGTGGAGAAGACCGGCACCGCGCTGGAGTCGGTGGACGACCTGATCAACACCCTGCTGGAAATCTCGCGGCTGGACGCCGGTGCGGTGGAAGCCGCGCCGCGCCATTTCCCGGTCGCGCAGCTGCTGGAGCAGATCACCGAGGAGTTCGCCCCGCTCGCCGAGGCCAAGTCGCTGCGCCTGCAACTGCACACCTGCCCGGCCATCATCCACAGCGACTGGGTGCTGCTGGGCCGGGTGATCCGCAACTTCCTCTCCAACGCCATCCGCTACACCCGCGAGGGCGGCATCCTGCTGGGCTGCCGGCGCCAGCCGGACGGCCTGTTGATCGGGGTGTGGGACCAGGGGCTGGGCATTCCGTCCGACAAACTGGCCCTGGTGTTCCAGGAATTCCAGCGCCTGCCGGAGCACCACAGCCTGTGCCCGAAGGGCATGGGCCTGGGGCTCGCCATCGTCAGCCGCCTGGCACGCCGCCTCGACCACCGGCTGGTGGTGCGCTCGCGCTTCGGCCGTGGATCGCTGTTCGGCATCGTGGTGCCGTACGGCGAAGTCGGCGCGGTCGGACCGTCGCCGCAGCCCGACACGCCCCAGCTCTTGCCGCCCCCGGCGCAACGCCGGGATGCCACCATCCTGTTGATCGACAACGAGGCCAGCATCCTGGAAGGCATGTGCACGCTGCTCTCCGACTGGCACTACCGCCCCCTGGCGGCGGCCTCGGCCAACGAAGCGATCGAGCTGTTGCGGCGCGAGGAGATAGCACCGGATGCCATCCTCGCCGACTACCACCTCGATTACGGCGCCACCGGCATCGATGCGATCCGCGCCGTCTACCACTATCTCGGCCGGTCGGTGCCGGCGGCCCTGATCACCGCCGACCGCAGCGATGAGGTGAGGCAGGAGGCGGAGGCCGGCGGCTGGGCCTGGCTCGGCAAGCCGGTGCGGCCGGCGCGGTTGAGGACCTTGCTGGCGCATTTGACGCAGCCGGTGGGGGAGTGA
- a CDS encoding ATP-binding cassette domain-containing protein: protein MNAALEIESLSHRYGERLALDRVSLTVEAGQCCILLGPNGAGKSTLFGLLSRLLAVKSGSIKVFGQSLQAKALARVGVVFQQPTLDLDLTVEQNLAYFGALHGMHGKALRQRIGEELERLDLAARRGERVRNLNGGHRRRVEIARALLHRPALLLLDEPTVGLDVPSRQFLIGHLHRLVREDGLALLWATHLIDEIDPQHDHVALLHRGRLLASGAVAPLLAEAGCADLGSWFDLRTGATS, encoded by the coding sequence ATGAACGCGGCGCTGGAGATCGAGTCGCTGAGCCACCGCTACGGCGAGCGGCTGGCGCTCGACCGCGTCAGCCTGACGGTGGAGGCCGGCCAGTGCTGCATCCTGCTGGGCCCGAACGGCGCCGGCAAGAGCACCTTGTTCGGGCTGCTCTCGCGGCTGTTGGCGGTCAAGTCGGGCAGCATCAAGGTGTTCGGGCAGTCCTTGCAGGCCAAGGCGCTGGCACGCGTCGGCGTGGTGTTCCAGCAGCCGACGCTGGACCTCGACCTCACCGTCGAGCAGAACCTGGCCTATTTCGGCGCACTGCACGGCATGCACGGCAAGGCACTGCGCCAGCGCATCGGCGAGGAACTGGAACGGCTGGACCTGGCCGCGCGCAGGGGCGAGCGCGTGCGCAACCTCAACGGCGGCCACCGCCGCCGGGTGGAGATTGCCCGCGCCCTGCTGCACCGCCCCGCCCTGCTGCTGCTCGACGAACCCACCGTCGGCCTCGACGTGCCCTCGCGCCAGTTCCTGATCGGCCACCTGCACCGGCTGGTGCGCGAGGACGGGCTGGCGCTGTTGTGGGCCACCCATCTGATCGACGAGATCGACCCGCAGCACGACCACGTCGCGCTGCTGCACCGCGGCCGGCTTCTGGCCAGCGGCGCGGTGGCCCCCTTGCTCGCCGAGGCCGGCTGCGCCGACCTGGGGAGCTGGTTCGATCTGCGTACCGGAGCCACGTCATGA
- a CDS encoding PQQ-dependent catabolism-associated CXXCW motif protein, with protein MSLYRLSVALLLSLGANDALATEPVSVPDGYRLQHYRAPTPDTLPGATVLDGAALQALIALHHPLLLDVMATNRVPDGKGGSRWVPAVPRRHLPGSVWLPNVGYGELEPVIEQYFLRQLARLTGGDLDRPLVFYCLRDCWMSWNAARRALKLGYRAVYWYPAGSDGWLEAGLPLVEAVPEPL; from the coding sequence ATGAGCCTGTATCGCCTCAGTGTTGCCCTGCTGCTGTCGCTGGGTGCCAACGATGCCCTTGCCACCGAACCGGTATCCGTGCCGGACGGCTATCGCCTGCAGCATTACCGCGCGCCGACGCCGGACACCCTGCCCGGCGCCACGGTGCTCGACGGCGCGGCGCTGCAGGCGCTGATCGCGTTGCACCACCCGCTGCTGCTCGACGTCATGGCGACCAACCGCGTGCCCGACGGCAAGGGCGGCAGCCGCTGGGTGCCGGCCGTGCCGCGCCGCCACCTTCCCGGCAGCGTGTGGCTGCCGAACGTCGGCTACGGCGAGCTCGAGCCTGTCATCGAGCAGTACTTCCTCCGTCAATTGGCACGGCTCACCGGGGGCGACCTCGACCGGCCGCTGGTGTTCTACTGCCTGCGCGACTGCTGGATGTCGTGGAACGCGGCGCGGCGCGCGCTGAAGCTGGGTTATCGCGCTGTGTACTGGTATCCGGCCGGCAGCGACGGTTGGCTGGAAGCCGGGCTGCCGCTGGTCGAGGCCGTGCCCGAACCGTTGTGA
- the pedF gene encoding cytochrome c-550 PedF: protein MKPATLRMLTLALAGSLSLIGTAYGHGDVTPQPVDTGNLKKLGSDWLDSNPYRGNADAIRIGHSAFAQNCARCHGIEAVSGGIAPDLRQLPAGEEGDTVFQGRIRFGSIRNGVTYMPPFEGVLSQEAAWAIRSWLDTVRQE from the coding sequence ATGAAACCCGCCACCCTCCGCATGCTGACGCTGGCCCTCGCCGGTAGTCTCTCCCTCATCGGCACCGCCTACGGCCACGGCGACGTGACCCCGCAGCCAGTGGACACCGGCAACCTGAAAAAGCTCGGCAGCGACTGGCTGGACAGCAACCCCTACCGTGGTAACGCCGACGCCATCCGCATCGGACACTCCGCCTTCGCCCAGAACTGTGCGCGCTGCCACGGCATTGAGGCCGTCTCCGGCGGCATCGCCCCCGACCTGCGCCAACTGCCGGCCGGCGAGGAAGGCGACACCGTGTTCCAGGGCCGCATCCGCTTCGGTTCGATCCGCAACGGCGTGACCTACATGCCGCCGTTCGAAGGCGTGCTGTCGCAGGAAGCCGCCTGGGCGATCCGCTCTTGGCTCGACACCGTTCGCCAGGAATAA
- a CDS encoding quinoprotein dehydrogenase-associated SoxYZ-like carrier, translating to MTARPTPWLPALLLALTASPPLHAEAQRTDPLHSVMWDVMHKTVLNGQPAVFDERVKVTLPQQVEDGQRVPVSIDARALGKVEEIVLFADYNPLPLALRFEPRRLQPALSVAMRVNQATPIRAAARDAQGVWHVGGQLVDAPGGGCALPTPTRASTDWANLLGKMYGRLWREGDSGRIRLRVMHPMDTGLVGNTPKFHLSELRLSDEQGQPLARLSLDAPLAENPLFTFQQSGTDAGPIRVEAQDSDGNAFHGRLVALP from the coding sequence ATGACCGCCCGCCCCACCCCCTGGCTGCCGGCCCTGCTGCTGGCGCTCACTGCGAGCCCTCCGCTCCACGCCGAAGCACAGCGCACCGACCCGCTTCATTCGGTGATGTGGGACGTGATGCACAAGACCGTGCTGAACGGCCAGCCGGCGGTGTTCGACGAACGGGTCAAGGTCACGCTGCCGCAGCAGGTCGAAGACGGTCAGCGCGTGCCGGTCAGCATCGACGCCCGCGCCCTGGGCAAGGTCGAAGAGATCGTGCTGTTCGCCGACTACAACCCGCTGCCGCTGGCGCTGCGCTTCGAGCCGCGGCGGCTGCAGCCGGCCCTCTCCGTGGCGATGCGCGTCAACCAGGCCACCCCGATCCGCGCCGCGGCGCGCGATGCGCAAGGGGTCTGGCACGTCGGCGGCCAACTGGTCGACGCCCCCGGCGGCGGCTGCGCCCTGCCCACACCGACCCGCGCCAGCACCGACTGGGCCAACCTGCTGGGCAAGATGTACGGCCGCCTCTGGCGCGAGGGCGACAGCGGCCGCATCCGGCTGCGCGTGATGCACCCGATGGACACCGGCCTGGTCGGCAACACGCCGAAGTTCCACCTGTCAGAGCTGCGCCTCAGCGACGAGCAGGGCCAGCCCCTGGCGCGGCTGAGCCTCGACGCTCCGCTCGCCGAAAACCCGCTGTTCACCTTCCAGCAAAGCGGCACTGACGCTGGCCCGATCCGCGTCGAAGCGCAGGACAGCGACGGCAATGCCTTCCACGGCCGCCTGGTGGCGCTGCCATGA
- the nosP gene encoding nitric oxide-sensing protein NosP codes for MSFNPPSRVRRGHAYSADPDQVADELYQQLWQPDCSLVLLFVAPDYQLDKLAAALTRRFGDVLVVGCTTAGEISPDGYRSHSIAGVSFAEPDFFAVVQRIDDLHDFDLSDALGTVMSARYSLGQKADFPLDRHTFALLLVDGLSAREEQLAGRLARALGDIPICGGSAGDNMRFERTQVLVDGQFLSDSAALVLVATPYPFEVFKSEHAIRSGERVVVTEADAERRLVTEINAEPAAAEYARLLGVSPEKLTPLSFAAHPLVLNVGGVPYVRSIQRINPDLSLSFFCAIDEGIVLSGTRATDIVDNLARTFRDLHSRLGDFQIVLGFDCILRTLPLHQSDTIARLSALLVANSVVGFSTYGEQYQAMHVNQTFTGIAIGYGKRHHG; via the coding sequence ATGAGTTTCAACCCGCCCTCCCGGGTCCGGCGCGGCCACGCCTATAGCGCCGACCCTGACCAGGTCGCCGACGAACTCTACCAGCAGTTGTGGCAGCCGGACTGCTCGCTGGTGCTGCTGTTCGTCGCCCCCGACTATCAGCTCGACAAATTGGCCGCCGCCCTCACCCGCCGCTTCGGCGATGTTCTGGTGGTCGGCTGTACCACCGCCGGCGAAATCAGCCCGGACGGCTACCGCAGCCACTCCATCGCCGGCGTGAGCTTTGCCGAACCCGACTTCTTCGCCGTGGTGCAGCGCATCGACGATCTGCACGACTTCGACCTCTCCGATGCCCTGGGCACGGTGATGAGCGCACGCTACTCGCTCGGCCAGAAGGCCGACTTCCCGCTCGATCGCCACACCTTCGCGCTGCTCCTGGTCGATGGCCTGTCGGCGCGCGAGGAACAGCTGGCCGGCCGGCTGGCCCGAGCGCTCGGCGACATCCCGATCTGCGGCGGCTCGGCCGGCGACAACATGCGCTTCGAGCGCACCCAGGTGCTGGTCGACGGCCAGTTCCTCAGCGACAGCGCCGCACTGGTGCTGGTGGCCACGCCGTACCCGTTCGAGGTGTTCAAGTCCGAGCATGCCATCCGCAGCGGGGAGCGCGTGGTGGTGACCGAGGCCGACGCCGAGCGGCGGCTGGTGACCGAAATCAACGCCGAGCCGGCGGCGGCCGAATACGCCCGGCTGCTCGGTGTGTCTCCGGAAAAACTCACCCCGCTGTCGTTCGCCGCGCACCCCCTCGTATTGAACGTGGGCGGCGTGCCCTACGTGCGCTCGATCCAGCGCATCAACCCGGACCTCAGCCTGAGCTTCTTCTGCGCCATCGACGAGGGCATCGTGCTGTCCGGCACGCGCGCCACCGACATCGTCGACAACCTGGCGCGCACCTTCCGCGACCTGCACAGCCGGCTCGGCGACTTCCAGATCGTGCTCGGCTTCGACTGCATCCTGCGCACCCTGCCCCTGCACCAGTCCGACACCATCGCGCGCCTGTCGGCGCTGCTGGTGGCCAACTCGGTGGTCGGATTCAGCACCTACGGCGAGCAATACCAGGCGATGCACGTCAACCAGACCTTCACCGGCATCGCCATCGGCTATGGCAAGCGGCATCATGGGTAA
- the adh gene encoding aldehyde dehydrogenase codes for MLQQTLNSIQNTIPLRSQYDNFINGQWVAPVRGQYFTNLSPVTGQPLCEVARSTAEDIELALDAAHAAADRWARTSPAERANVLLRIADRMEQYQSFIAAVETADNGKPLRETNAADIPLAVDHFRYFAGCVRAQEGSIGEIDDNTVAYHFHEPLGVVGQIIPWNFPLLMAAWKLAPAIAAGNCVVLKPAEQTPMAIMVLMELIGDLIPPGVLNVVNGFGLEAGKPLATNSRIAKIAFTGETTTGRLIMQYASENIIPVTLELGGKSPNIFFEDVMSADDAFFDKALEGFAMFALNQGEVCTCPSRALIQESIYDAFIERAVARVKAIKQGNPFDMSTMIGAQASSEQQDKILSYIDIGRQEGAQVLTGGNRAELGGDLAGGYYVEPTILAGHNKMRVFQEEIFGPVVAVTTFKTKEEALQIANDTTFGLGAGVWTRDGSLAYRMGREIKAGRVWTNCYHLYPAHAAFGGYKKSGIGRETHKMMLDHYQQTKNLLVSYSPNALGFF; via the coding sequence ATGTTGCAACAGACCCTGAACTCGATCCAGAACACCATCCCGCTGCGCAGCCAATACGACAACTTCATCAACGGCCAGTGGGTCGCGCCTGTGCGTGGCCAATACTTCACCAACCTGAGCCCGGTCACCGGCCAGCCGCTGTGCGAAGTCGCCCGCTCCACCGCCGAAGACATCGAACTCGCGCTCGACGCCGCCCACGCCGCCGCCGACCGCTGGGCCCGTACCTCCCCCGCCGAACGCGCCAATGTCCTGCTGCGCATCGCCGACCGCATGGAGCAGTACCAATCCTTCATCGCCGCCGTCGAAACCGCCGACAACGGCAAGCCGCTGCGTGAAACCAACGCCGCCGACATCCCCCTCGCCGTCGACCACTTCCGCTACTTCGCCGGCTGCGTGCGCGCCCAGGAAGGCTCGATCGGCGAAATCGACGACAACACCGTCGCCTACCACTTCCACGAGCCGCTGGGCGTCGTGGGCCAGATCATCCCGTGGAACTTCCCGCTCTTGATGGCCGCCTGGAAACTCGCCCCGGCCATCGCCGCCGGCAACTGCGTGGTGCTCAAGCCGGCCGAGCAGACCCCGATGGCGATCATGGTGCTGATGGAACTGATCGGCGACCTGATCCCGCCGGGCGTGCTCAACGTCGTCAACGGTTTCGGCCTGGAAGCCGGCAAGCCGCTCGCCACCAACAGCCGCATCGCCAAGATCGCGTTCACCGGTGAAACCACCACCGGCCGCCTGATCATGCAGTACGCTTCCGAAAACATCATCCCGGTCACGCTGGAACTGGGCGGCAAGTCCCCCAACATCTTCTTCGAAGACGTGATGAGCGCCGACGACGCCTTCTTCGACAAGGCGCTGGAAGGCTTCGCCATGTTCGCGCTGAACCAGGGCGAAGTGTGCACCTGCCCGAGCCGCGCGCTGATCCAGGAATCGATCTACGACGCCTTCATCGAACGCGCCGTCGCCCGCGTCAAGGCCATCAAGCAGGGCAACCCGTTCGACATGAGCACCATGATCGGCGCCCAGGCCTCCAGCGAGCAGCAGGACAAGATCCTCTCCTACATCGACATCGGCCGCCAGGAAGGCGCCCAGGTGCTGACCGGCGGCAACCGTGCCGAACTGGGTGGCGACCTGGCAGGCGGCTACTACGTCGAGCCGACCATCCTCGCCGGCCACAACAAGATGCGCGTGTTCCAGGAAGAGATCTTCGGCCCGGTCGTTGCCGTCACCACCTTCAAGACCAAGGAAGAAGCGCTGCAGATCGCCAACGACACCACCTTCGGCCTGGGCGCCGGGGTGTGGACGCGCGACGGTTCGCTCGCCTACCGCATGGGCCGCGAGATCAAGGCCGGCCGCGTCTGGACCAACTGCTACCACCTGTACCCGGCGCACGCCGCGTTCGGCGGCTACAAGAAGTCCGGCATCGGTCGCGAGACCCACAAGATGATGCTCGACCACTACCAGCAAACCAAGAACCTGCTGGTGAGCTACAGCCCGAACGCGCTGGGCTTCTTCTGA
- a CDS encoding DUF779 domain-containing protein, whose product MVNRVDITPAAAAMVSKLTERHGPLLFHQSGGCCDGSAPMCYPQGEFHLGTQDVHLGEIAGAPFYMSAFQYEYWQHTHLTIDLVPGRGSSFSVEAPEGVRFITRSRLFSEAELAELAKSSLPPEQGSTT is encoded by the coding sequence ATGGTTAATCGCGTTGACATCACCCCCGCCGCGGCCGCCATGGTCAGCAAACTGACCGAACGGCACGGCCCCCTGCTGTTCCACCAATCCGGCGGCTGCTGCGACGGCAGCGCCCCGATGTGCTACCCGCAGGGCGAATTCCATCTCGGTACCCAGGACGTCCACCTCGGCGAGATCGCAGGCGCACCGTTCTACATGAGCGCCTTCCAGTACGAATACTGGCAGCACACCCATTTGACCATCGACCTGGTTCCCGGTCGCGGCTCGAGCTTCTCGGTGGAGGCACCCGAAGGGGTACGTTTCATCACCCGCTCGCGCCTGTTCAGCGAGGCCGAATTGGCCGAGCTGGCGAAGAGTTCTTTACCCCCAGAGCAAGGAAGCACGACATGA